Proteins co-encoded in one Luteolibacter sp. Y139 genomic window:
- a CDS encoding fibronectin type III domain-containing protein — MNRSQFLRLSATGAVAFAFRPRWALGAINFDFQGIPAGLRPYLQTPRPDSIWVSWWSDADTQTYVDFGTSAAALTQTVSGTVNVMGTNYCYHSVRLTGLQPNTYYYYRARTENVTSEIFRFRTPKAIGTATGRFRVLVIGDNQIIDPEQRRYERLVERAKKKVEDLYGVPIEEAIDLVLLPGDQVDVGTLEHYRHLHFKFCGWISPSVPIMTTIGNHETYSDPGLANYKAVFNYDDLSCLGVTSPDPEVYYAYQLANIAFVHASSEHTTTAQTTWVQNLVNAANAAPGLDWMISLCHRPYQAEQYIGDISSWMRNTAMPVFAQTQKHVLNIGAHHHLYARGQTRQWPVYHIISGGSAWDQYWGQSNESNYDDVQKTIANWAWQLIEFDLDAKTMDVRCFAEANVRFPTATRWSYNSRLIDQFSRKLNVTATPQKPALTNTFSAPVTLPVQLTSTPYQTTSGEAMNSTWFQVAADAAFTNLKIDQIRDVENMYGDTGSPLYEPVNTNAGVDILKFTIATSGLPNGTYQARVRHRDTNTLWSPWSDVVSFTVTGSVTADPKLTLQKSVYPPTENFSVAFENGAGHVKDWIGIYKKGQSPGSSNSTTWSYLNNSTTAPATAIRNGSLNFTYDLPVGEWFAAFFTADGYTELAPRVSFYVGNMVTMTPGEDAYDEGETARINFTNSPAGTKDWIGIFKVGTNPAPNVAAKWSYAAAASGFRDFTGLAKGYYYAVFMVNDGYQEISTRVPFSVGSLISSVSMESAQVSQGSDFTVHFSDGPGIAKDWIGIFKEGETPGVNVLTAYLYFAGAASGSVNFHLPDLPPGNYFAAMFTNDSYTEVSNRVTFTVLGKPPLEFEQASLEGNQMRLRWKSESGKTYRIQKSTGLTTGWTDVRTVTATGSSHEELVPVDRATQPTCFFRVTDE; from the coding sequence GTGAATCGTTCCCAGTTCCTTCGTCTCTCCGCCACGGGTGCCGTCGCCTTTGCCTTCCGACCCCGTTGGGCCCTTGGTGCGATCAATTTCGATTTCCAAGGCATCCCGGCCGGCTTGCGGCCCTATCTCCAGACCCCGCGGCCCGACTCGATCTGGGTCTCCTGGTGGAGCGATGCCGACACCCAGACCTACGTCGACTTCGGCACCTCCGCCGCTGCCCTGACGCAGACCGTCAGCGGCACGGTGAACGTGATGGGCACGAATTACTGCTACCATAGCGTGCGGCTCACCGGGCTTCAGCCGAATACCTATTACTACTACAGGGCTCGTACTGAAAATGTCACCTCGGAGATCTTCCGTTTCCGCACGCCGAAAGCCATCGGCACGGCCACGGGAAGGTTCCGCGTGCTGGTCATCGGTGACAACCAGATCATCGATCCCGAGCAGCGCCGCTACGAGCGTTTGGTCGAGCGCGCAAAGAAGAAAGTCGAGGACCTCTATGGCGTGCCGATTGAGGAAGCCATCGACCTGGTGCTCCTGCCCGGTGATCAGGTCGATGTCGGCACGCTGGAGCACTACCGCCACCTCCACTTCAAGTTCTGCGGCTGGATCTCACCCAGCGTGCCGATCATGACCACGATCGGCAATCACGAGACCTACAGCGATCCCGGCCTCGCGAATTACAAGGCGGTCTTCAACTACGATGACCTGAGCTGCCTCGGCGTCACCAGTCCCGATCCCGAGGTCTACTACGCCTATCAGCTCGCAAACATCGCCTTCGTCCACGCATCCAGCGAGCACACCACCACCGCACAGACGACCTGGGTGCAGAACCTCGTCAACGCCGCCAATGCAGCACCGGGCCTCGATTGGATGATCAGCCTCTGCCACCGGCCCTATCAGGCAGAGCAATACATCGGCGACATCTCCAGCTGGATGCGGAATACGGCGATGCCGGTCTTCGCCCAGACGCAGAAACACGTCCTGAACATCGGTGCCCACCACCACCTCTACGCACGCGGGCAAACTCGACAGTGGCCCGTTTACCACATCATCTCCGGCGGCAGCGCCTGGGACCAATACTGGGGCCAGTCGAACGAGTCGAATTACGACGATGTCCAGAAGACCATCGCCAACTGGGCGTGGCAGCTGATCGAGTTCGATCTCGATGCCAAGACCATGGACGTCCGCTGCTTCGCCGAAGCCAACGTCCGCTTCCCCACCGCCACCCGTTGGTCCTACAACAGCCGGTTGATCGACCAATTCTCGCGCAAGCTCAACGTCACCGCCACGCCGCAGAAGCCAGCGTTGACCAATACCTTCAGCGCCCCTGTCACGCTCCCCGTCCAACTCACCAGCACGCCCTACCAGACCACCAGCGGCGAGGCGATGAACAGCACCTGGTTCCAGGTCGCCGCCGACGCCGCCTTCACCAATCTCAAGATCGACCAGATCCGCGACGTGGAAAACATGTACGGCGACACCGGCTCGCCGCTCTACGAACCGGTGAATACCAATGCTGGCGTGGACATCCTGAAGTTCACCATTGCCACCTCCGGCCTGCCGAATGGCACCTACCAGGCCCGCGTTCGCCATCGCGATACCAACACCCTGTGGTCCCCCTGGTCGGATGTCGTGAGCTTCACCGTCACCGGCAGCGTGACCGCGGATCCGAAGCTCACGCTCCAGAAGTCCGTCTACCCACCGACCGAGAACTTCTCCGTCGCCTTCGAAAACGGCGCGGGCCACGTGAAGGACTGGATCGGCATCTACAAGAAGGGCCAATCTCCCGGCTCCTCAAATTCCACCACCTGGTCCTACCTAAACAACAGCACCACCGCCCCCGCGACGGCGATCCGCAATGGCTCGCTAAACTTCACCTACGACCTGCCGGTCGGCGAGTGGTTCGCGGCCTTCTTCACCGCGGACGGTTACACCGAGCTCGCACCGCGCGTGTCCTTCTATGTCGGCAACATGGTGACGATGACTCCCGGCGAGGATGCATACGACGAAGGCGAAACCGCACGCATCAACTTCACCAACTCACCCGCTGGCACCAAGGATTGGATCGGCATCTTCAAGGTCGGCACGAATCCCGCGCCCAATGTGGCCGCGAAGTGGAGCTACGCCGCGGCCGCCTCCGGCTTCCGCGATTTCACCGGCCTCGCGAAGGGCTACTACTACGCCGTCTTCATGGTGAATGATGGCTATCAGGAGATCAGCACCCGCGTGCCGTTCTCCGTCGGCTCCCTGATTTCCTCCGTCAGCATGGAATCGGCGCAGGTCTCCCAAGGCAGCGACTTCACTGTCCACTTCAGCGATGGCCCTGGCATCGCCAAGGACTGGATCGGCATCTTCAAGGAAGGCGAGACCCCCGGCGTGAACGTCCTCACCGCCTACCTCTACTTCGCCGGCGCCGCCTCCGGCAGCGTGAACTTCCACCTCCCAGACCTCCCGCCGGGGAACTACTTCGCGGCCATGTTCACGAATGACTCTTACACGGAAGTCTCGAACCGCGTCACCTTCACCGTGCTGGGAAAGCCACCCCTTGAGTTCGAGCAGGCCAGCCTCGAGGGAAACCAGATGCGCCTGCGCTGGAAGTCCGAATCAGGGAAAACCTACAGGATCCAGAAGAGCACGGGCCTCACCACCGGCTGGACCGACGTCCGCACCGTGACCGCCACCGGTAGCAGCCACGAGGAACTGGTCCCGGTGGACCGGGCCACCCAGCCCACCTGCTTTTTCCGCGTGACCGATGAGTGA
- a CDS encoding TetR/AcrR family transcriptional regulator, with amino-acid sequence MSAVAGDSKVATKQRLIEAAEELFADEGFDRVSVRDITTKAGANVAAVNYHFGSREGLIAVVLTRYINPVNEERLARLEALERRAAGKPVPIEEILDAFIRPFATQVRRSELSEKIFFKLMGRMFGHGCDMPPVVDQLFITMSTRFFKAIAKTLPGLAADDIWWRMHLMSGSMIHTMAHGEKLQRMSAGEAGNPTMEQTLSRFIRFASAGMRQGSEDAASEETKPQGPQVEFPF; translated from the coding sequence ATGAGCGCAGTTGCAGGAGATTCAAAGGTCGCCACCAAGCAGCGTTTGATCGAAGCCGCGGAGGAATTGTTCGCCGACGAGGGCTTTGACCGCGTGTCCGTGCGCGACATCACCACCAAGGCCGGAGCCAACGTGGCCGCGGTGAATTATCACTTCGGCAGCCGCGAGGGCCTCATCGCCGTGGTGCTGACCCGCTACATCAATCCGGTCAATGAAGAGCGCCTCGCCCGTCTCGAGGCGCTTGAGCGCCGCGCCGCCGGCAAGCCGGTGCCGATCGAGGAAATCCTCGACGCGTTTATCCGCCCCTTCGCCACCCAGGTGCGCCGCTCGGAGCTTTCCGAAAAGATCTTCTTCAAGCTGATGGGCCGCATGTTCGGCCACGGCTGCGACATGCCTCCAGTCGTCGATCAGCTCTTCATCACCATGTCGACGCGCTTCTTCAAGGCGATTGCCAAGACCCTTCCCGGCTTGGCCGCGGACGACATCTGGTGGCGCATGCACCTCATGTCCGGCTCCATGATCCACACCATGGCCCATGGCGAGAAGCTCCAGCGCATGTCCGCTGGCGAAGCTGGCAATCCGACCATGGAGCAGACGCTTTCACGCTTCATCCGCTTCGCCTCCGCCGGCATGCGCCAAGGCAGCGAAGACGCCGCGTCCGAGGAGACCAAGCCTCAGGGACCGCAGGTGGAGTTCCCGTTCTAA
- a CDS encoding type II toxin-antitoxin system VapC family toxin translates to MLILDTNHLTELGYKSRAGVRLERRLIESGEEVVTTIVSIEEQLRGWLALIGKQADVHRQIEAYTALGERLEFLSCFKVLTWDKPSADLFKDFRTRGIRIGTMDLKIASIAMANDAVLLTRNLVDFERVPALRYENWLD, encoded by the coding sequence GTGCTCATTCTCGACACCAATCACCTGACCGAGCTGGGATACAAGAGCCGGGCCGGAGTTCGGCTTGAGCGCCGTCTGATCGAGTCGGGCGAAGAGGTGGTAACCACCATCGTGTCGATAGAAGAGCAGCTGCGCGGATGGTTGGCGTTGATTGGCAAGCAGGCCGACGTGCACCGGCAGATCGAAGCTTATACCGCCCTGGGCGAAAGGCTGGAGTTCCTTTCTTGCTTCAAGGTTCTGACTTGGGACAAGCCTTCCGCGGACCTCTTCAAGGATTTCAGGACCCGTGGAATCCGGATTGGAACGATGGATCTGAAGATTGCCAGCATTGCCATGGCCAACGATGCCGTGCTGCTTACGCGCAATCTGGTCGATTTCGAAAGGGTCCCCGCTCTCCGCTACGAGAACTGGTTGGATTGA
- the rlmB gene encoding 23S rRNA (guanosine(2251)-2'-O)-methyltransferase RlmB, producing MKPRRREHEARENRHAKRPDEQSNKEVPSLDEDDLMRLIAEKKEPFILILDCVQDPHNLGAILRTADGAGVHAVVAPKDKAVGITETVRRISVGAADHVPFVQVTNLARTMEHLKKAGLWLVGTTDHTDKLIYDLDLKGPLALILGAEEKGMRRLTEENCDFLAKIPMAGKVECLNVSVSAGVCLFEAVRQRSLAKA from the coding sequence ATGAAACCGCGCCGCCGCGAGCATGAAGCCCGGGAGAACCGCCACGCCAAGCGTCCCGACGAGCAGTCCAACAAGGAAGTCCCGTCCCTCGACGAGGACGACCTCATGCGGCTCATCGCGGAGAAAAAGGAGCCTTTCATCCTGATCCTCGACTGCGTGCAGGACCCGCACAATCTCGGTGCCATCCTGCGCACCGCGGACGGCGCAGGCGTGCATGCCGTCGTCGCACCGAAAGACAAGGCCGTCGGCATCACCGAAACGGTCCGCCGCATTTCCGTCGGTGCCGCCGATCACGTCCCCTTCGTCCAGGTCACGAATCTCGCGCGGACCATGGAGCACCTGAAGAAGGCCGGGCTGTGGCTGGTCGGCACCACCGATCACACCGACAAGCTGATCTACGATCTCGATCTGAAGGGCCCGCTCGCCCTCATCCTCGGCGCCGAGGAAAAGGGCATGCGGCGTCTCACCGAGGAAAACTGCGACTTCCTCGCCAAGATCCCGATGGCGGGCAAGGTGGAGTGCCTCAATGTCTCCGTTTCCGCCGGCGTCTGCCTCTTCGAAGCCGTCCGCCAGCGGTCCCTCGCGAAGGCATGA
- the metX gene encoding homoserine O-acetyltransferase MetX gives MADTETQFFTIEDGPIHLREGGELPSATLAYESWGTLNAEGTNGILLFHALSGSHHACGHNPAIPGTGSMWQPEMHEGWWDNMIGPGKALDTNKYFIVCANYLGGCYGSTGPASINPATGKPWGSAFPHVTTADQAELQAKLLDHLGVGKLHALIGPSVGGLIALTFATRFPERVKNVISIAAGYKTTVLNRLILFEQILAIENDPHFNGGDYYDGGNGGPLYGLALARMISHKTFVHLDAIERRARQDVVQPDDILAWYRVRDQFQSYMLHQGKKFVKRFDANTYLRINDMWSRFDGAHEGDAETPEDLFSRCREADQRWLVFSIDSDFCFYPEEQAELTKLLESAKVNAMHVTVHSDKGHDSFLLEPNFYTPHISWLLGQP, from the coding sequence GTGGCGGACACCGAGACCCAGTTTTTCACGATCGAAGACGGACCGATCCATCTTCGCGAGGGCGGCGAACTGCCGTCTGCGACCCTGGCCTATGAGAGCTGGGGCACGCTGAATGCGGAGGGGACGAATGGCATCCTGCTCTTCCACGCACTCTCGGGCTCGCACCATGCCTGTGGCCACAATCCTGCCATCCCCGGCACCGGCTCGATGTGGCAGCCGGAAATGCACGAGGGTTGGTGGGACAACATGATCGGGCCCGGCAAGGCGCTCGACACGAACAAGTATTTCATCGTCTGCGCGAACTACCTCGGCGGCTGCTACGGCTCCACCGGACCTGCTTCGATCAACCCGGCGACAGGCAAGCCGTGGGGCTCGGCATTCCCGCATGTGACAACGGCGGATCAGGCGGAGTTGCAGGCGAAGCTACTGGACCATCTCGGCGTGGGAAAGCTGCACGCACTCATCGGCCCCTCGGTCGGTGGCTTGATCGCGCTGACCTTTGCGACGCGCTTTCCGGAGCGGGTGAAGAATGTGATATCGATCGCGGCGGGATACAAGACCACCGTCTTGAACCGCCTGATCCTGTTCGAGCAGATCCTGGCGATCGAGAACGACCCGCATTTCAATGGCGGCGACTACTACGACGGCGGCAATGGCGGCCCGCTCTATGGCTTGGCCCTCGCCCGTATGATTTCGCACAAGACCTTCGTGCACCTCGATGCGATCGAGCGCCGCGCGCGGCAGGATGTGGTGCAGCCGGACGATATCCTCGCGTGGTATCGGGTGCGCGACCAATTCCAGAGCTACATGCTCCATCAGGGGAAGAAGTTCGTGAAGCGCTTCGACGCGAACACCTACCTTCGGATCAACGACATGTGGTCGCGTTTCGACGGTGCGCATGAAGGCGATGCCGAGACGCCGGAGGATCTGTTTTCGCGGTGTCGCGAGGCGGACCAGCGTTGGCTGGTGTTCTCGATCGACTCCGACTTCTGCTTCTATCCGGAGGAGCAGGCGGAGCTCACCAAGCTTCTGGAAAGCGCCAAGGTAAACGCGATGCACGTGACGGTGCACTCCGACAAGGGCCACGACTCCTTCCTGCTGGAGCCGAACTTCTATACGCCGCACATTTCCTGGTTGCTGGGTCAGCCCTGA
- a CDS encoding YqgE/AlgH family protein, which yields MSETDSPIHLQGQILLADPSLHDGIFDRSVILLADHSAENGAFGLILNHPTGHSVGDFLKEPAFEPLKHVAVHLGGPVSREHLTFSAFWWAEDNRLKWHVRIPAELAIKHSRKPGTLVRAFVGYSGWTAGQLEGEIRRNTWITTRPNTDLLGQSHDRDLWAEILRSMSPYHRILAEAPEDPRAN from the coding sequence ATGAGCGAGACCGACTCCCCGATCCATCTGCAAGGTCAGATCCTGCTGGCTGACCCGTCCCTGCATGATGGGATCTTCGACCGCTCTGTCATTCTATTGGCGGATCACTCGGCGGAGAACGGGGCCTTCGGGCTGATCCTCAATCATCCGACCGGGCACAGTGTCGGGGATTTTCTCAAGGAGCCGGCCTTCGAGCCGCTCAAACACGTGGCCGTGCATCTGGGCGGCCCGGTGTCCCGCGAGCACCTGACTTTTTCCGCCTTCTGGTGGGCGGAGGACAACCGGCTGAAGTGGCACGTCCGGATCCCGGCCGAGCTGGCAATCAAGCACAGCCGGAAGCCGGGGACGCTGGTGCGCGCTTTCGTGGGTTACTCCGGGTGGACCGCCGGGCAGCTGGAGGGGGAGATTCGCAGGAATACGTGGATCACCACGCGGCCGAATACGGATCTGCTGGGGCAGAGCCACGACCGGGACCTGTGGGCGGAAATCCTGCGCTCGATGTCGCCTTATCACCGGATCCTCGCCGAGGCTCCGGAGGACCCGCGGGCGAACTGA
- the nagZ gene encoding beta-N-acetylhexosaminidase, giving the protein MNGHLLLLGVRGPEIAPDEAEMFRKLQPAGFILFGRNIVSAEQTRQLTDDLRSLSREEPILAIDQEGGRVTRTKDISPSLPSANAFAAKGETVLAAKAGVYTADQLRLLGFNLDFAPVLDLDHHPELQNSLRGRCWGRDPQRVIDLAGNWNRWLRKRSVLSCAKHFPACGRAMSDPHHDLPVSDATLADLLKEDVIPYTALMPELDAVMLAHVLFPAIDPDKPASLSRRMVTDFLRNQLGFDKHLVLTDDLDMGAIADRYPDNTDVVAAIEAGNDLAMICHRTERAEDAANRLAKIPLHIIADAEKRLAKFRKKLHGPLKWSREKWDSVSQEIADLAAQVPEAGVTLPNSPVADY; this is encoded by the coding sequence ATGAATGGTCACCTGCTCCTGCTCGGCGTCCGCGGCCCGGAAATCGCGCCGGACGAGGCGGAGATGTTTCGCAAGCTCCAGCCCGCCGGCTTCATTCTCTTCGGCCGCAATATCGTCTCCGCCGAGCAGACCCGCCAGCTCACCGACGACTTGCGCTCCCTGTCCCGCGAAGAGCCGATCCTCGCCATCGACCAGGAAGGCGGCCGCGTGACCCGCACCAAGGATATTTCACCCAGTCTTCCCTCCGCCAACGCCTTCGCGGCGAAGGGCGAAACCGTGCTCGCTGCCAAGGCCGGCGTCTACACCGCCGACCAACTCCGCCTGCTCGGCTTCAATCTCGACTTCGCCCCGGTGCTCGACCTCGACCACCATCCCGAACTCCAGAATTCACTCCGCGGCCGCTGTTGGGGACGCGATCCTCAAAGGGTGATCGACCTCGCCGGCAATTGGAACCGCTGGCTGCGCAAGCGCTCCGTCCTCTCCTGCGCCAAGCACTTCCCCGCCTGCGGTCGCGCCATGTCCGATCCGCATCACGACCTTCCGGTTAGCGACGCCACTCTAGCAGACCTCTTGAAGGAGGACGTGATTCCCTACACCGCCCTCATGCCGGAGCTCGATGCCGTGATGCTCGCCCACGTCCTCTTTCCCGCAATCGACCCTGACAAACCGGCCTCGCTCTCGCGCCGCATGGTCACCGATTTCCTCCGCAACCAACTCGGCTTCGACAAACACCTCGTCCTCACCGACGACCTCGACATGGGTGCCATCGCCGACCGCTATCCTGACAATACCGACGTCGTCGCCGCCATCGAGGCCGGCAATGACCTAGCCATGATCTGCCACCGCACCGAGCGCGCAGAGGACGCCGCGAACCGGCTCGCCAAGATCCCCCTCCACATCATCGCCGATGCGGAAAAACGCCTGGCCAAGTTCCGCAAGAAACTCCACGGCCCATTGAAGTGGTCGCGGGAGAAATGGGATTCCGTCTCCCAGGAAATCGCAGATCTCGCAGCCCAAGTCCCGGAAGCCGGTGTCACCCTGCCGAACTCTCCGGTGGCCGATTACTGA